A window of Chryseobacterium aquaeductus genomic DNA:
TAATATTAAAAGTTAGTTAGTAATTGTAGCAAATATAAAACAATTTTCAAATTGTGCAAATTTTTTCTTAAAACTTGTGATTATTTTTTGATTTTACCCTAAAATGATCAAAAATCGATAATTTGTTTTTTTGCCTAAAATGTAGCTTTCGAGATACTAATATCATGCCAAATACTATCATCATTGGTTTTGTCAAAAACTCACTATCGGTTTTCGTATTTATTAAATCCTAAATTTAGTATCAACTTTTAATTAATTATTTCATATACTTATTAACTTGATAATCAGTAAGTAATTATATTGTTAGGTATGAAATTGAAATGTGGTTTTTATCAGTTTCGTAAAATCAATTTTAAAATCATTTTATTAAATATTATTAATAAATTTGCACCATGTTAATAGAAGTATTCAAATCGAAGATTCACAGGGTAAGGGTGACAGCATCAGACCTTAATTATATAGGAAGTATCACGATAGATGAAGATCTTATAGATGCAGCAGGATTGGTAGTGGGAGAAAGAGTTTACATCGTTAATGTCAACAACGGAGAGCGTTTTGATACCTACGTGATAAAAGGTAAGAGAAAATCTGGCGAGGTTTGTCTGAATGGTCCTGCAGCCAGAAAAGTACAGCGTGATGACATTATCATCGTGATTGCTTATGCTCAGATGACGCCTGAAGAAGCCAGAGATTTTCAACCGAAAATCGTTTTTCCGGATGAGAAAACTAATCTTCTTACCTAACTGATGGAGAATAAAACTAATAATCCTTTAAAATCAATTCTTACAATTGTTATCTCTCTGGCTTTTGCCGGCTTCTTTTTGTGGCTTGCCCTGAAAGGTTTTGATTTTAAAGTAGTAGAAAAATCTTTAGCAAAAGCCAATTATCTTTGGGTAGCATTTGCAGGTGTATTTGGTGTTTTGGCATATTGGTTCAGAGCAGTTCGCTGGAATCTTTTGTTGGAACCAATGGGACATCACATTTCTACCTCTAATGCCTTTTGGACAATTTCTTTTGGTTATTTAATGAATTTAACAATTCCCAGAAGTGGAGAAGTTGCCAGAGCAACAGCGTTATATGGTGTTGAAAAAGTACCTGTAGATAAGTCTTTTGGAACCATTATTCTTGAAAGAGTAGTGGATCTGATTTGCATGATGGGTTTTCTGGTCTTGACTGTAATTTTTAAGTATGACGCATTTATTTCATTTTACAATTTTATTACTGAACAAAAAGAGAAAAAGGAGGTTTTTGTTCCTAACTTATTTGAAAGATTGATGATGAATTTAGGAGTTAACGATTTTGATTCATTTTATTTTTATCTGAAAATTGCTATCATTTTTATAATAATTGCTGGAATAATAGTTTTTTACAAATATAAAAAAGAGCAATTGTTGAATTTTGGAAAAGGTATTCTTCAAGGTTTAATGTCGATTTTTAAATTAAAACAAAAAGTAAAATTCATTCTGTACACCCTCGGGATTTGGATTTGTTATTTCATGGCTGCATATCTTGTTTGTTTTGCGCTGCCGGAAACTTCACATTTTACAATTGCTGACGGTTTTTTTATCATTGTAGTTGGTACTTTAGGAATGATTGTTCCGGCAAGTGGCGGTATCGGAGCATTCAATTTAGCAATGAAATATGGCTTTATGGCATTATTCATTTCAATGGGTAAAAGTGCGGAGTTTGGTGGTGAAATGGGACTCACGTACTCTTTTATTTCGCTTCCTTTACAAATCGTCATCATGCTGATTACAGGATTGTTATCAATCCCGATGTTGGCAAAGGCAAGAAATAAACTGGCAGCAGAAACTGAAATTAAATCTGTTTAAAAATAAAATTTTCGCTAAAAAAGAAGAGTCCGTCTCACAACTAGTGAAAACGGACTTTTTTTATGATTTTTATCGACCTCCTGTCGGAGAATGATTTTCATAAAGTCGATTCTGAACCCACATCATTGAGTTGTGAGACTAACTCTTTTTAATGTTTTATTATCTGATAATTTAGAAGTTTTCTAAATCAAAACTTTATTAGAGATAAAGTACAAAATCATGTCTCGTCACAAACTGAAAAACATTTTGATTTCTAACTTCCTCCACCGGCTCGGCTTGATTCCTCAAACTTTACCTGTTTCGTTGCTCCTTTCACATTGTTGTTTCCGAATTTATAAGTTACAGACAAATACACATTTCGCGTCAAATCTTTAAAATAAAATTCCACATCATAGTTTGGATAATATTCTGTTCCTTGGATCGGTTTGTATTTAAAAAGTCGTTCAAATAGAGATTAATCATCAGATTTTTCTGCATCAAATTTAGTTTATATTTTAAGAACATCACCTTTAATTGTAATATTTTCTGTGCTGGAAACGATACCATCCTGAATGATCTTAAGAATGTAATTTCCGTCTTCTTTTAATGGAATTTTAAATTTTCCTTTTTCATCTGTGATTGCCGAAAATTTAAAATTTTCTTTGGTTAAAAAAATTTCGATATCTGTTAAAGGTTAATGAGATGTATTGGTCACAGTTCCCTCGATGCTTTGTGCAGAAAGAAATGATGAGGTGGCAAGTGCAAAAAGGAAGACGAGTTTCTTATTCATGAGTGTTATTTTACTAATTAGACAGATATCTCAAGTAAAATATTACATCACGGAGGGAAATATTTTTTAAGTATTTGATTTGATGATTTGCAAAGCTATCG
This region includes:
- the panD gene encoding aspartate 1-decarboxylase, with translation MLIEVFKSKIHRVRVTASDLNYIGSITIDEDLIDAAGLVVGERVYIVNVNNGERFDTYVIKGKRKSGEVCLNGPAARKVQRDDIIIVIAYAQMTPEEARDFQPKIVFPDEKTNLLT
- a CDS encoding lysylphosphatidylglycerol synthase transmembrane domain-containing protein, with product MENKTNNPLKSILTIVISLAFAGFFLWLALKGFDFKVVEKSLAKANYLWVAFAGVFGVLAYWFRAVRWNLLLEPMGHHISTSNAFWTISFGYLMNLTIPRSGEVARATALYGVEKVPVDKSFGTIILERVVDLICMMGFLVLTVIFKYDAFISFYNFITEQKEKKEVFVPNLFERLMMNLGVNDFDSFYFYLKIAIIFIIIAGIIVFYKYKKEQLLNFGKGILQGLMSIFKLKQKVKFILYTLGIWICYFMAAYLVCFALPETSHFTIADGFFIIVVGTLGMIVPASGGIGAFNLAMKYGFMALFISMGKSAEFGGEMGLTYSFISLPLQIVIMLITGLLSIPMLAKARNKLAAETEIKSV